acaaaaattgagtatcaacattAGATATACCTGAACCTCCTATTCTTGCATCATTTGGGAGTCCCTCAGTATCATAATTTTGGGGTGTAGTTGTGAGATAAACTCTTGGCGACGCCAGTGTTCTGGCATTCATAGTTTCCATTAAGCTTATTATGACCTTGTTAATTTGTTGACCCCAGGAGTTTTGTGTATTTATGAATTGTGTCAATTTCGTGGTTGCGGATGTTTTCCGAGCTACCCATTGAGGAGATTGTTCTCTAGAATGATGCAGAGGAGATTTCCTCGGAGAAAGTCGGGGGCAACAACTCCCCATCATTCTCATTATGCCTGGTAGAGTCAACTGCCACTTGATTGTTCTAATTTGGATTGACTGACAAGTCTTCGGCCATGTTGAAAGTTTAAGAGCTGATGTCATATACAAATCAATAAAGATCGTTAGTATGATAACAAGAATTACTCAGTGCTATTGGGGGCATCAAACTATTTAACCTAAAATTTGGTTAGTAgaataaatcaattaaatttaTCTAAGTATGCCACAATTGACTGATTCAGtccaaaaatagaaaaacaattATAATACATATACTgatgaattaaaaagaaaaagaaaaaaaatattttatcggatgattgcttgaagcttgattATCCGCAGTTTGATTACAGCAAGATTGACCAATTGCCAAAAGTAAAGAAAAGTATATTTATAAGAACAATAAGATTTTTAGTGTTAATAGCAATTCAAGTGATTTAAGATGATCTGCCAAAGTGAACAAGTATTGGCATTTATAGTGATAAGTCTGGGTTGCTATTTTTTAAGTCACACTACTGTTACACTCATTCATTCTGGCCATTTAAATAATTTGTAACGGTTGATTTATGTTAATTTAATGCTAGATCTTGTAATCATTGAGTGAATAGCGAATTCCGAATATTTTTAAACCCATTGATCTGCTACCTTCCTTATCTGTAAACTCTTAGTTCTCCGGACACCCATCTTCCCTTATGAGAATTCCAGTTGAACTTCCGAGGGGTCTTTTACATGTCCCCGATTTAAAAAATAACTCAAGGTATACATTCTGACTTCCCGATTTACGTACTAGCTTACGCATAAGCTCTATAGACAATGCTTGCCACGTGTCTTTTTCTAAATGGTACACATGTTAAGACAGTTGTTTTATCAATATAGGTGCCCCGggtctcatatatatatattttaaactaGCACAAACGATATTTGTTTTGTTAAACACCCCACGATGGGAGCAGATTTCATTACCAAGACAAATAGAGTTTACAACATAGACCATTTGCCTTCCAAAAATTGGACTGGAGGATCTATTACCTTCTAGTCAGACTATACCAATTTATATTAACTCATAATAAAGTTAGCCTTATCGTATCTAATTCTAACACTACGAAGTTGCCACAAGTCTAGCTGGAAAGATCCTTTTGCCATCCTTGGGAGCTGCTGTTAGTTATAGTAAAACTGAGGTTCTGTGCTATCTGCTGCATGTTTTGCCAAGCCATTAGCCACCTGATTTGCTTACCTATAGCAATGTGTTATTGTGCAATTCACTTGGTGTAAGATCTGAGAAGTATCTTCAATTGCTTCCTTCAACTTAAGGTTGTTGGCTTTCCCATCCACTAACATATTAGCAATGAGTAGTGAATCTAATTCAAGAATGCAATATCAATATCCATGTTGCATACACCATTCCAACCCAAACTTAGCTGCATAAGCTTCTGTCTGATTATTGTTGTTACATTCAACTAGAATTGAGAATGCCATGAT
The nucleotide sequence above comes from Nicotiana tabacum cultivar K326 chromosome 12, ASM71507v2, whole genome shotgun sequence. Encoded proteins:
- the LOC142167433 gene encoding uncharacterized protein LOC142167433 — encoded protein: MTSALKLSTWPKTCQSIQIRTIKWQLTLPGIMRMMGSCCPRLSPRKSPLHHSREQSPQWVARKTSATTKLTQFINTQNSWGQQINKVIISLMETMNARTLASPRVYLTTTPQNYDTEGLPNDARIGGSEAMKVLRAKKHGKMRKIQRIRSCEFEARNPEQDKDSQAIKHERQKQRPGMSNSAAASSKSWRPSLQSISESSS